The following are encoded together in the Pseudomonas maumuensis genome:
- a CDS encoding MFS transporter, with product MNVAKDPATLAPVSSPPSTLDLRPLMLANMACTMSMMAFVALIGPIARLLGMATWQAGAAVTVAGVVWVLLARPWGRLADRLGRRRVLLLGSGGFTLAYWVLCLFIDGALRWLPGATLAFFGLMLARGMIGAFYAALPVGGNALIADHVEPQRRARAMASLGAANAVGLVLGPALAALLSRYSLSMPFYVLSLLPATAFVVLLFKLKPQPLAQTHAPNPVRLSDPRLRRPLLVAFSAMLSITVSQIAVGFFALDRLQLEAGAAAQAAGIALTSVGVALMLAQVFLRQLEWPPLKMIKVGACVSGLGFAAAALATSAPWLWGAFFVAAFGMGFVFPAFSALAANAMHASEQGATAGSIGAAQGMGAVIGPLAGALVYALDPRLPFLAVGALLLLVGLWPAASDQRH from the coding sequence ATGAACGTTGCAAAGGACCCTGCCACGCTTGCCCCGGTGAGCAGCCCGCCCAGCACCCTGGACCTGCGCCCGCTGATGCTGGCCAACATGGCTTGCACCATGTCGATGATGGCCTTCGTCGCCCTGATCGGCCCGATCGCCCGCTTGCTGGGCATGGCCACCTGGCAGGCCGGCGCGGCGGTGACCGTGGCCGGCGTGGTCTGGGTGCTGCTGGCCCGGCCCTGGGGGCGCCTGGCCGATCGGCTTGGCCGGCGCCGGGTGCTGCTGCTGGGCAGCGGCGGCTTCACCCTGGCCTATTGGGTGCTGTGCCTGTTCATCGACGGCGCGTTGCGCTGGCTGCCGGGCGCGACCCTGGCCTTCTTCGGCCTGATGCTGGCGCGGGGCATGATCGGCGCCTTCTATGCCGCGCTGCCGGTGGGCGGCAACGCGCTGATCGCCGATCACGTCGAGCCGCAACGCCGGGCGCGGGCCATGGCCTCGCTGGGTGCGGCCAACGCGGTCGGCCTGGTGCTGGGCCCGGCCCTGGCCGCGCTGCTGTCGCGCTACAGCCTGAGCATGCCGTTCTATGTGCTGTCGCTGCTGCCGGCCACGGCGTTCGTCGTGCTGCTGTTCAAGCTCAAGCCACAGCCGTTGGCCCAGACCCATGCACCCAACCCGGTGCGACTGTCCGACCCGCGCCTGCGCAGGCCTTTGCTGGTGGCCTTCAGCGCCATGCTGAGCATCACCGTGTCGCAGATCGCCGTCGGCTTCTTCGCCCTCGACCGCCTGCAGCTCGAGGCCGGCGCCGCGGCCCAGGCCGCGGGCATCGCCTTGACCAGCGTGGGCGTGGCGCTGATGCTGGCCCAGGTGTTCCTGCGCCAGTTGGAATGGCCACCTCTGAAGATGATCAAGGTCGGCGCCTGCGTATCCGGGCTTGGTTTCGCCGCCGCGGCCCTGGCCACCAGCGCGCCGTGGCTGTGGGGCGCATTCTTCGTCGCCGCGTTCGGCATGGGCTTCGTGTTCCCGGCCTTCTCGGCCCTGGCGGCCAATGCCATGCACGCCAGCGAACAGGGTGCGACGGCCGGCTCGATCGGCGCCGCCCAAGGCATGGGCGCGGTAATCGGACCGCTGGCCGGCGCCCTGGTCTATGCCCTCGATCCGCGCCTGCCGTTCCTGGCCGTGGGCGCCCTGCTGCTGCTGGTCGGGCTGTGGCCGGCAGCGTCTGACCAGCGCCACTGA
- a CDS encoding 2-hydroxychromene-2-carboxylate isomerase, with translation MSKTVEFFLDLGSPATYLASTQLPALCARHGARLVYKPILLGGVFQATGNASPVMVPAKGRYMRIDLKRYADRYGVPLTLPPGFPVNTLNLMRGLIGVQLFAEERFEALLKVLFEGLFVHGRNLADPAVLGETLAAGGFEAEMFHELAARPEVKDALRKATEEAVERGVFGAPTFFVDGQMFFGQDRLDFVEQALVRQA, from the coding sequence ATGAGCAAGACCGTCGAGTTCTTCCTGGACCTGGGCAGCCCGGCTACTTACCTGGCCTCGACCCAGCTACCCGCCCTGTGCGCGCGTCACGGGGCGCGGTTGGTGTACAAGCCGATTCTATTGGGTGGGGTGTTCCAGGCCACCGGCAATGCCTCGCCAGTGATGGTGCCGGCCAAGGGGCGCTATATGCGCATCGACCTAAAGCGCTATGCCGATCGCTATGGCGTGCCGCTGACCCTGCCACCGGGGTTTCCGGTCAACACCCTGAACCTGATGCGCGGGCTGATTGGCGTCCAGTTGTTTGCCGAAGAACGTTTCGAGGCGCTGTTGAAGGTGTTGTTCGAAGGGCTGTTCGTGCACGGGCGCAATCTGGCAGATCCCGCGGTACTGGGCGAAACCCTGGCCGCCGGCGGCTTCGAGGCCGAGATGTTCCATGAACTGGCCGCCCGGCCCGAGGTCAAGGACGCCTTGCGCAAAGCCACCGAGGAGGCGGTCGAGCGCGGCGTGTTCGGGGCGCCGACCTTCTTTGTCGACGGGCAGATGTTCTTCGGTCAGGACCGCCTGGATTTCGTCGAGCAGGCCTTGGTCAGGCAGGCATGA
- a CDS encoding TetR/AcrR family transcriptional regulator — protein sequence MRYATDHKQQTREKLLVSSGALAKRGGFAATGVAGLMKAIGLTGGAFYNHFPSKDDLFSEIVRRELANSPLARLVERGTDRARLKRLLDQYLSLAHLHNAEGGCPLPPLGVEIARAERPVREQAEHWLLELHQAWSETLDDPDLAWALLSQCVGALVVGRMLASEPVQAQVLDASRKLVEQVFDEVR from the coding sequence ATGCGCTATGCCACCGACCACAAGCAACAGACCCGCGAAAAACTGCTGGTCAGCAGCGGCGCCCTGGCCAAGCGCGGCGGTTTCGCCGCCACTGGCGTGGCCGGGCTGATGAAGGCCATCGGCCTGACCGGCGGCGCCTTCTACAACCACTTCCCGTCCAAGGATGATCTGTTCAGCGAGATCGTCCGCCGCGAGCTGGCCAACAGCCCGCTGGCGCGCCTGGTTGAACGTGGCACCGACCGTGCGCGGCTCAAGCGCCTACTCGACCAGTACCTGAGCCTGGCGCACCTGCACAATGCCGAAGGCGGATGCCCGTTGCCGCCACTGGGAGTGGAGATCGCGCGTGCCGAACGGCCGGTGCGCGAACAGGCCGAACACTGGCTGCTGGAATTGCACCAGGCCTGGAGCGAAACCCTGGATGATCCCGACCTGGCCTGGGCTTTGCTCAGCCAGTGTGTCGGCGCGCTGGTGGTGGGGCGCATGCTGGCCAGTGAACCGGTGCAGGCACAGGTGCTGGACGCCAGCCGCAAGCTGGTCGAGCAGGTCTTCGATGAAGTTCGCTAG
- a CDS encoding SDR family oxidoreductase: MAEQQKVVLVIGAGDATGGEIAKRFAREGYVACVTRREAQKLQPLVDEIRAAGGQAHGFGSDARKEEEVAELVETIERDIGPIEAFVFNIGANVPCSILEETPRKYFKIWEMACFAGFLTAQAVARRMVTRERGTILFTGATAGTRGAAGFAAFAGAKHGLRALAQSMARELGPRNIHVGHVVVDGAIDTAFIRDSFPERYALKDQDGILDPAHIADSYWFLHAQPRDAWTFELDLRPWMERW; this comes from the coding sequence ATGGCAGAACAACAAAAGGTCGTGCTGGTGATCGGGGCGGGTGACGCCACTGGCGGCGAGATTGCCAAGCGTTTCGCCCGTGAGGGGTATGTCGCTTGCGTGACCCGGCGCGAGGCGCAAAAACTGCAGCCGCTGGTCGATGAGATCCGCGCCGCCGGTGGTCAGGCCCATGGCTTCGGTTCCGATGCGCGTAAGGAGGAGGAGGTGGCCGAGCTGGTGGAGACCATCGAGCGCGATATCGGCCCGATCGAGGCGTTCGTCTTCAACATCGGCGCCAATGTGCCGTGCAGCATCCTCGAGGAGACCCCGCGCAAGTATTTCAAGATCTGGGAGATGGCCTGCTTCGCTGGCTTTCTCACCGCCCAGGCGGTCGCCCGGCGCATGGTGACCCGCGAGCGCGGCACTATCCTCTTCACTGGCGCCACCGCCGGCACCCGCGGCGCGGCCGGTTTCGCCGCCTTCGCCGGCGCCAAGCATGGCCTGCGCGCCCTGGCCCAAAGCATGGCGCGGGAACTGGGGCCGCGAAACATCCATGTCGGCCACGTGGTGGTCGATGGTGCCATCGACACCGCCTTCATCCGCGACAGCTTCCCTGAACGTTATGCGCTCAAGGACCAGGACGGCATCCTCGATCCTGCACACATCGCCGACAGTTACTGGTTCCTGCACGCGCAACCACGTGATGCCTGGACCTTTGAACTGGACCTGCGCCCGTGGATGGAGCGCTGGTAA
- a CDS encoding cupin domain-containing protein — MDTGTRLKLVRERNNLSQRELARRSGLTNSTISQIEQNRVSPSVSSLKKLLEGIPMSLAEFFSFDEPVREERYVFRGGEQPDLGRNGLRMLLVGASVEGRQMRMLRELYAPGADSGEPIVHAEGEECGLVTRGTLELWVDGQVSILNAGDGYYIPTTLPHSFKNIGPDEAEIISANTPANF, encoded by the coding sequence ATGGACACGGGGACACGACTCAAACTGGTGCGTGAACGCAACAACCTCTCCCAACGGGAGCTGGCCCGCCGCAGCGGCCTGACCAACTCGACCATCTCGCAGATCGAGCAGAACCGGGTCAGCCCTTCGGTCAGCTCCCTGAAGAAACTGCTCGAAGGGATCCCCATGTCCCTGGCCGAGTTCTTCAGTTTCGATGAGCCGGTGCGCGAGGAGCGCTATGTGTTCCGTGGCGGCGAACAGCCCGACCTGGGCCGCAACGGCCTGCGCATGCTGCTGGTCGGCGCCAGCGTCGAAGGTCGGCAGATGCGCATGCTGCGTGAGCTGTACGCACCGGGCGCCGACTCCGGCGAGCCGATCGTACATGCCGAAGGCGAGGAATGCGGCCTGGTCACCCGTGGCACCCTGGAACTGTGGGTCGATGGCCAGGTGAGCATTCTCAATGCCGGCGACGGCTACTACATCCCCACCACCCTGCCCCACAGCTTCAAGAACATCGGCCCCGACGAGGCCGAAATCATCAGCGCCAACACCCCGGCGAACTTCTGA